In one Brassica oleracea var. oleracea cultivar TO1000 chromosome C9, BOL, whole genome shotgun sequence genomic region, the following are encoded:
- the LOC106316736 gene encoding phosphate transporter PHO1 homolog 9-like translates to MKFGKEYETQMIQEWREAYMDYRSLKAIVKQILRHHQKKQQQQRPPPLPSQQNGETAPSLQPNGGVNQVGEETGPTGLSRTISLYRAFSGLTNRSRGSPKKSHKQNNPLSSKRHHHYHLFDDDEDQVILINEDKTGTYTTTFLCSAEEGGDMDVQFFRRLDGEFNKVLRFYKQKVESVMEEADELSRQLNVLIALRVKVENPNIVFPNISAVSSASSSPHSTPRTPATSPLQVIKEVEQKEHKKDKKVYKPAPVEILDHIKIKIEAETPLQTLKSMIMGLTSQQNFSKVELKGAEELMSRAFVEFYQKLRFLKSYCFLNQLAFSKILKKYDKTTSRNTSKPYLNTVDHSYLGSCDEVSRLMSRVEATFIKHFANGNHRDGMKSLRPKTKREKHRVTYCLGFLSGCAAALAISIAVVVHIRGIAKSEGRHQYMENIFPLYSLLGFVAVHLFMFAGNIYFWGRYRVNYPFIFGFEHGTDLGYREVLLVGAGLAVLTFGGVLSNLDMEMDPRTKSFSVITELVPLALLFCLLTVSFCPFDIIYRASRYFFIGSVIRCVLSPLYKVILPDFFLADQLTSQVQAFRSLLFYVCYYGWAGDFKKRTHECYESDIYKKLYLVVAIVPYWFRFAQCVRRLVEERDKNQGLNALKYLSTILAVATRTIFEMQKGRYLLTVAVATSTIATLFNTYWDIFMDWGLMNPNSKNPWLRDKLLIPHKSTYFIVMVVNVVLRLAWMQTVLGIREAPFLHKRALVAVVAILEIIRRGIWNFFRLENEHLNNVGKYRAFKSVPLPFQEAGGNKSM, encoded by the exons ATGAAGTTTGGAAAAGAATACGAGACGCAGATGATCCAAGAATGGCGAGAAGCTTACATGGATTACCGTTCTCTCAAAGCCATCGTCAAACAGATCCTCCGTCACCACCAAAAAAAACAACAACAACAACGTCCACCTCCTCTTCCTTCTCAACAAAACGGAGAGACCGCACCGTCGCTCCAACCCAACGGCGGCGTAAACCAAGTCGGAGAGGAAACCGGTCCAACAGGGTTATCAAGAACCATATCTCTCTACCGCGCATTTAGCGGTCTGACCAACCGATCCAGAGGCTCCCCGAAGAAATCACACAAACAAAACAATCCTCTAAGCAGCAAACGCCACCACCATTACCATCTCTTCGACGACGACGAGGATCAAGTCATTCTCATCAACGAAGACAAGACGGGAACCTACACGACGACGTTTCTATGCTCAGCTGAGGAAGGAGGAGATATGGACGTTCAGTTTTTCAGGCGGCTTGATGGAGAGTTCAACAAGGTGTTGAGATTCTATAAGCAGAAAGTGGAGAGTGTTATGGAGGAAGCAGATGAGCTTAGTAGACAACTAAACGTTTTGATCGCTCTTAGGGTTAAAGTTGAGAATCCAAACATTGTTTTTCCCAACATTAGTGCTGTCTCTAGTGCTAGTTCTTCTCCACATTCAACCCCTAGGACTCCAG CCACTTCACCACTGCAAGTGATCAAAGAAGTGGAACAAAAGGAACACAAGAAAGACAAGAAAGTCTACAAACCTGCTCCAGTGGAAATATTGGATCATATAAAGATCAAGATCGAAGCGGAAACTCCATTGCAAACTCTTAAAAGCATGATCATGGGTCTCACAAGCCAGCAAAACTTCAGCAAAGTTGAGCTTAAGGGAGCTGAGGAGCTTATGAGCCGCGCTTTTGTTGAGTTCTACCAGAAACTTAGGTTCCTAAAGAGTTATTG CTTCTTGAATCAGTTGGCATTTTCAAAGATATTAAAGAAGTATGACAAG ACTACTTCGAGGAATACATCGAAGCCTTATCTAAACACAGTGGACCATTCTTATTTAGGCAGCTGCGATGAG GTCTCGAGGCTCATGTCAAGAGTGGAAGCCACGTTTATTAAACATTTCGCCAATGGAAATCACCGAGACGGGATGAAATCTTTAAGGCCTAAAACTAAGAGGGAGAAACACAGAGTCACATACTGCCTCG GCTTCTTGTCTGGTTGCGCTGCGGCTCTCGCAATTTCAATAGCCGTTGTTGTACATATAAGAGGCATAGCAAAAAGCGAAGGCAGACATCAGTACATGGAGAACATCTTCCCTCTTTACAG CTTGTTGGGGTTCGTTGCGGTTCATCTGTTTATGTTTGCAGGAAACATATACTTTTGGGGTAGATATAGAGTAAACTACCCGTTTATCTTTGGTTTTGAGCATGGGACCGATCTAGGTTATAGAGAAGTTCTTCTGGTTGGCGCTGGTCTAGCTGTTCTAACATTCGGAGGAGTACTCTCTAATCTCGACATGGAAATGGATCCAAGAACCAAAAGTTTTAGTGTCATCACGGAGCTAGTTCCTTTAGCTCTTCTCTTC TGCTTGTTGACGGTCTCTTTCTGTCCATTCGATATAATATATCGGGCAAGCCGATATTTCTTCATCGGATCCGTCATCCGCTGTGTTCTAAGCCCGCTCTATAAG GTTATTCTCCCGGACTTCTTTCTCGCAGATCAATTAACGAGCCAG GTGCAAGCATTTAGAAGCTTATTGTTTTATGTTTGCTATTATGGATGGGCCGGAGATTTCAAGAAACGAACACATGAATGCTATGAGAGTGACATTTATAAAAAACTCTACCTTGTCGTTGCCATAGTTCCTTACTGGTTCCGCTTTGCTCAG TGTGTAAGGAGGTTGGTAGAGGAGAGAGACAAAAATCAGGGCCTAAACGCGCTAAAGTATCTCTCGACTATATTGGCGGTTGCGACTAGGACAATCTTCGAGATGCAGAAAGGGAGGTACTTGCTTACTGTGGCTGTAGCCACGTCGACCATTGCCACATTGTTCAATACATACTGGGACATTTTCATGGATTGGGGTCTCATGAACCCCAACTCCAAAAACCCTTGGCTTCGTGACAAACTCTTAATCCCTCACAAAAGCACATACTTCATTGTCATG GTGGTGAATGTGGTGCTGAGGCTGGCTTGGATGCAGACGGTTCTTGGGATTAGAGAAGCTCCATTTTTGCACAAAAGAGCTTTGGTTGCTGTTGTTGCCATCTTAGAGATTATTCGTCGTGGCATTTGGAACTTTTTCAG GTTGGAGAATGAGCATTTGAACAATGTGGGGAAGTACAGAGCCTTCAAGTCTGTACCTTTGCCTTTTCAAGAAGCTGGAGGAAACAAGAGCATGTAA